Proteins encoded within one genomic window of Thioploca ingrica:
- a CDS encoding nickel-iron hydrogenase, carbamoyltransferase maturation factor, whose protein sequence is MSIDEVNQFIAQQVILTGRVQGVGFRPYIYRLATQYHLVGWVKNQMGQVEIRVQGTAGAVHTFLANLIPQAPPLAQPQIVSCTPCPLEELTTFTIRASEVTNDKQIHVPPDYFTCQDCLAELHDPQARRYRYPFINCTQCGPRYTLIYRLPYDRPHTSMAEFTLCAECATEYHQPADRRFHAQPLACPRCGPQLYFHQQATQIRDTATALTATVQALQAGQIVAVKGIGGYHLLCVADNEAAILRLRQKKPRPAKPLAVMLPLTAWQTSAESVGIEITAIEATLLQDPQRPIVLARKQAHYSLSAQIAPGLTEIGVMLPYSPLHHLLLEDLAVPVIATSANLSGEPVLTDNAEVEQRLSQVAEAFLHHNRPIVRPADDSVFRTIAEKPRPLRLGRGSAPIELNLPYALPQPVLAVGSHLKNTIALAWDKRVVVSPHVGDLETPRSLDVFTQLIDDFQNLYGVKAELVASDAHPHYGSSRWAKQSRLPVIPIFHHHAHASALAGEFPHEQPWLIFTWDGVGLGVDGTLWGGEALYGQPGHWQRLASLRPFYLPGGEKAGREPWRSALALCWEMNSPWHEVPVDNTDLLYQAWQQRFNCPQTTAVGRLFDAAAALMGILHTANFEGQGPMLLEAASNDSTTHIELLLCLNPAGLWQTDWSPLVDYLLNSGSSIAEKSAVFHNSLAHALLNQAKQLRTLHAIGPVGLCGGVFQNRRLTELARRLLQEAGFTVYLMEQLPTNDASISFGQIIEVVTMIRNNHINSPDARRFEQD, encoded by the coding sequence ATGAGTATTGATGAGGTGAATCAATTTATTGCTCAACAAGTGATTCTGACCGGTCGAGTGCAAGGTGTTGGCTTCCGACCCTATATTTATCGGTTAGCGACGCAATATCATTTAGTCGGCTGGGTTAAAAACCAAATGGGGCAAGTTGAGATACGAGTACAAGGCACGGCTGGGGCGGTACACACTTTTCTAGCCAATTTAATTCCTCAAGCACCACCGTTAGCTCAACCACAAATCGTTTCTTGTACCCCTTGTCCACTGGAAGAGTTGACAACTTTTACGATTCGCGCCAGTGAAGTGACGAATGATAAACAAATTCATGTTCCGCCAGATTATTTTACCTGTCAGGATTGTTTAGCCGAATTACATGATCCTCAAGCTCGGCGTTATCGTTATCCTTTTATTAACTGCACTCAATGTGGGCCGCGTTATACCCTGATTTACCGCTTGCCTTATGATCGTCCTCATACGAGCATGGCTGAGTTTACTTTATGTGCTGAATGTGCCACTGAATATCATCAGCCGGCGGATCGTCGCTTTCATGCACAACCGCTCGCTTGCCCGCGCTGTGGACCACAACTTTATTTTCATCAGCAAGCGACGCAGATACGCGATACCGCTACGGCTTTAACTGCGACAGTACAAGCATTGCAAGCGGGTCAAATTGTCGCGGTGAAAGGCATTGGTGGTTATCATTTGCTGTGCGTGGCTGATAATGAGGCAGCGATATTACGGCTACGGCAAAAAAAACCACGTCCGGCCAAACCGTTAGCGGTGATGTTACCTTTAACGGCTTGGCAAACTAGCGCCGAATCGGTCGGAATCGAAATAACCGCGATTGAAGCTACCTTACTGCAAGATCCACAACGTCCGATCGTGCTGGCTCGTAAACAGGCTCACTATTCGCTATCCGCCCAAATCGCCCCAGGATTAACAGAAATTGGGGTGATGTTACCGTATAGTCCGCTACATCATTTACTCTTAGAAGATTTGGCGGTACCGGTTATTGCTACCTCTGCGAATCTCAGCGGGGAACCGGTTTTAACGGATAATGCCGAAGTTGAACAACGGTTATCCCAAGTAGCCGAGGCTTTTTTACACCACAATCGTCCTATCGTGCGCCCGGCGGATGATTCGGTGTTTAGAACCATTGCGGAAAAACCGCGGCCACTTCGGTTAGGACGAGGTAGTGCGCCAATCGAATTAAATTTGCCATACGCTTTACCACAACCGGTATTAGCTGTCGGCTCTCATCTCAAAAATACAATTGCACTGGCTTGGGACAAGCGCGTGGTGGTATCGCCTCATGTTGGTGATTTAGAAACCCCTCGTAGTCTCGATGTGTTTACCCAACTGATTGACGATTTTCAAAACCTTTATGGCGTCAAAGCGGAGCTAGTCGCTAGTGATGCTCATCCCCATTATGGAAGCAGTCGCTGGGCTAAACAAAGTCGTCTCCCGGTGATACCGATTTTTCACCATCATGCTCATGCCTCGGCTTTAGCTGGCGAATTTCCTCATGAACAACCGTGGTTAATTTTTACTTGGGACGGAGTCGGTTTGGGCGTCGATGGGACGTTATGGGGTGGTGAAGCGTTGTATGGCCAACCAGGTCATTGGCAACGGCTAGCTAGTTTACGCCCTTTTTACTTACCGGGTGGCGAGAAAGCTGGACGCGAACCTTGGCGTAGCGCTTTAGCATTGTGTTGGGAAATGAATTCCCCCTGGCATGAAGTTCCCGTTGATAACACGGATTTACTTTATCAAGCTTGGCAGCAACGGTTTAATTGTCCGCAAACGACCGCTGTAGGACGCTTATTTGATGCTGCTGCGGCTTTAATGGGGATATTACACACGGCTAACTTTGAAGGGCAAGGACCCATGTTGTTAGAAGCCGCTAGTAACGATTCGACTACCCACATTGAATTACTTTTGTGTTTAAATCCAGCCGGTTTATGGCAAACAGATTGGTCACCTTTAGTCGATTACTTGCTGAATAGCGGCAGTTCCATAGCGGAAAAATCAGCGGTTTTTCACAATAGTCTGGCACACGCCTTACTTAACCAAGCTAAACAGCTACGAACTTTACATGCAATTGGACCAGTTGGATTATGTGGTGGTGTTTTTCAAAATCGTCGCTTAACCGAATTGGCAAGGCGATTACTTCAAGAAGCCGGCTTCACCGTTTATTTAATGGAACAATTACCAACTAATGACGCGAGTATCAGTTTTGGACAAATTATTGAAGTGGTTACAATGATACGCAATAATCATATTAACTCACCTGATGCACGGCGTTTTGAACAAGATTAA
- a CDS encoding fumarate hydratase, class I: MTTIREDDLIQSIAEAFQFISYYHPLDYIQALGKAYEREESAAAKEAMAQILVNSRMSAEGHRPICQDTGIAVVFLKIGMNVHWEATMSITAMVNEGVRRAYTDPHNRLRASILTDPVGKRQNTQDNTPAVIHMEVVPGDTVEINIAAKGGGSENKAKFAMLNPNDNFVEWVLKTVPQMGAGWCPPGILGIGIGGTAEKAMLLAKESLLAPIDIHELQTRGAHNRLEELRLELYEKVNALGIGAQGLGGLTTVLDVKILDYPTHAASLPVAMIPNCAATRHAHLVLDGRGPVQLTPPRLADWPQVTWEKGLSTRRVNLNTVTKADMIQWQPGERLLLSGKLLTGRDAAHKRLADLFAQNQPLPAGLDFTNRFIYYVGPVDAVRDEVVGPAGPTTATRMDKFTEIMLGTAQLMGMIGKAERGQQAIDVIKKYQAVYLTAVGGAAYLVSKAIRSARVVAFADLGMEAIYEFEVEDMPVMVAVDTLGHSIHQLGPAEWRGKIGKLTRLPQ, from the coding sequence ATGACCACTATCCGAGAAGACGATTTGATTCAAAGCATTGCTGAGGCTTTTCAGTTTATTTCTTATTATCATCCACTTGATTATATTCAAGCTTTAGGTAAAGCCTATGAACGGGAAGAATCTGCTGCTGCTAAAGAGGCGATGGCGCAAATTTTAGTGAATTCTCGGATGAGTGCCGAGGGACATCGCCCCATTTGTCAAGATACCGGCATCGCTGTGGTATTTTTGAAAATTGGCATGAATGTTCATTGGGAAGCAACTATGAGCATTACCGCTATGGTCAATGAAGGTGTGCGTCGTGCTTATACGGATCCCCATAATCGGTTACGCGCCTCCATTTTGACCGATCCGGTTGGAAAGCGACAAAATACGCAAGATAACACGCCAGCCGTAATTCATATGGAGGTGGTGCCTGGTGATACCGTTGAAATTAACATAGCGGCGAAAGGCGGTGGTTCGGAAAATAAAGCGAAATTTGCGATGTTAAATCCTAATGATAACTTCGTCGAGTGGGTTCTTAAAACGGTTCCGCAAATGGGCGCGGGGTGGTGTCCACCTGGAATTTTGGGCATTGGGATCGGCGGAACAGCAGAAAAGGCGATGTTATTGGCGAAAGAATCTCTCCTGGCACCGATTGATATTCACGAACTCCAAACCCGTGGTGCTCACAACCGCCTTGAAGAACTGCGCTTAGAATTATACGAAAAAGTCAATGCTTTGGGTATTGGTGCTCAAGGTTTAGGTGGCTTAACCACGGTTCTCGATGTCAAAATTCTGGATTATCCAACTCATGCGGCGTCGTTACCGGTCGCGATGATTCCAAATTGTGCGGCTACTCGTCATGCGCATTTGGTGTTGGATGGTCGTGGTCCGGTGCAGTTGACACCACCGCGTTTAGCAGATTGGCCTCAAGTCACCTGGGAAAAGGGATTAAGCACTCGACGGGTGAATCTCAATACGGTCACTAAAGCCGATATGATTCAATGGCAACCTGGTGAACGTTTATTGCTCAGTGGCAAATTATTAACCGGTCGTGATGCCGCCCATAAACGCCTTGCGGATTTGTTTGCTCAAAATCAACCGCTACCCGCTGGTCTCGATTTTACTAATCGCTTTATTTACTATGTCGGTCCGGTTGACGCGGTACGGGATGAAGTCGTTGGTCCAGCCGGTCCCACTACCGCAACTCGGATGGATAAATTCACCGAAATCATGTTGGGGACAGCCCAGCTGATGGGGATGATTGGCAAAGCGGAACGTGGCCAACAAGCCATTGATGTCATTAAAAAATATCAAGCAGTTTATTTAACCGCGGTAGGTGGAGCCGCTTATCTGGTTTCTAAAGCGATTCGTTCCGCACGAGTAGTCGCTTTTGCGGATTTGGGGATGGAAGCCATCTATGAATTTGAAGTTGAAGATATGCCAGTCATGGTGGCAGTAGACACTTTGGGTCATTCAATTCACCAACTGGGTCCAGCCGAATGGCGAGGGAAGATAGGGAAGCTAACCCGTTTGCCGCAATAA
- a CDS encoding PilT protein domain-containing protein — translation MIIVDSGFWIALSNNQDQHHFQAIKLLNQLDEDLITSVPVMTEVCHILLKRQGIKAQLSFMKAYERGAFEVFQFSHAQKGRITALMEQYANLPMDLADASLVLLAEHLGHGRILSTDKRDFNTYRWKNTKPFLNLFNC, via the coding sequence ATGATCATTGTTGATAGTGGATTCTGGATTGCTTTAAGTAATAACCAAGACCAACATCACTTCCAAGCCATCAAATTATTAAACCAGTTAGACGAGGATTTAATCACTAGCGTGCCAGTTATGACGGAAGTTTGTCACATTTTACTGAAACGTCAAGGTATTAAGGCGCAATTGAGCTTTATGAAAGCCTATGAAAGGGGTGCTTTTGAAGTTTTTCAATTTAGCCATGCTCAAAAAGGACGTATTACTGCACTCATGGAACAATATGCGAACTTACCGATGGATTTAGCTGATGCATCATTGGTTTTACTAGCAGAACATCTTGGACATGGCCGTATTTTGAGTACAGATAAACGAGATTTTAATACTTATCGCTGGAAAAATACTAAACCATTCTTAAACCTCTTTAACTGTTGA
- a CDS encoding CopG-like domain-containing protein DNA-binding, which translates to MKLQLQLDEQHSEKIQYLQRHLNINFDLLIQQGIDLLYEKQCQSSPVVKILQETGFIGCIAGESLLSENYKEVIDLEYKL; encoded by the coding sequence ATGAAACTTCAACTTCAACTTGACGAGCAACACAGCGAGAAAATTCAATATCTTCAACGCCATCTTAATATCAATTTTGACTTACTGATTCAGCAAGGTATTGACCTATTGTATGAAAAGCAATGCCAATCTTCACCAGTAGTTAAAATTTTGCAAGAAACTGGCTTTATCGGTTGTATAGCTGGAGAAAGTTTATTATCCGAAAATTATAAAGAGGTAATCGATTTGGAATATAAATTATGA
- a CDS encoding acetyl-CoA carboxylase, biotin carboxylase subunit, whose translation MLSKVVIANRGEIALRILRACREMGIRVVAVHSSADRELKHVRLADESVCIGPPPSANSYLNIPAVISAAEVTDAVAIHPGYGFLAENADFAEQVEKSGFIFIGPHPETIRLMGNKISAIKTMKAAGVPCVPGSEGVLDEDIDKTLPLAREIGYPIIIKAVGGGGGRGMRVVRSEAALPSAISLTRAEAAAAFGNDQVYMEKFLENPRHIEFQVLADSYGNAIYLGERDCSMQRRHQKMIEEAPAPGLTEAQRHEVGELCAQACRDINYRGAGTFEFLYENGQFYFIEMNTRIQVEHPVTELVTGIDIVREQLRIAAGETLRYKQKDIKIQGHAIECRINAEDPDSFLPSPGIISRYHAPGGPGVRVDTHIYSGYRVPPYYDSMIGKLITYSDTRDSSMARMRMALDEIIIDGIKTNIPLQQTLLEDATFQAGGISIHYLEKKLGMC comes from the coding sequence ATGCTATCAAAAGTTGTTATTGCTAATCGAGGTGAAATTGCCTTACGTATTCTAAGAGCCTGTCGAGAAATGGGGATTAGAGTCGTGGCAGTCCATTCCTCTGCAGACCGTGAACTCAAGCATGTACGATTGGCTGATGAATCGGTATGTATCGGTCCGCCTCCTTCGGCAAATAGTTATCTCAACATTCCGGCGGTCATCAGTGCTGCTGAAGTAACCGATGCAGTCGCTATTCATCCGGGTTATGGTTTCCTAGCTGAAAACGCTGATTTTGCAGAACAAGTTGAAAAAAGTGGCTTCATTTTTATTGGCCCGCATCCGGAAACGATTCGGTTGATGGGAAATAAAATCTCGGCGATTAAAACCATGAAAGCGGCCGGTGTTCCCTGTGTTCCTGGTTCAGAAGGAGTACTAGACGAGGATATCGATAAAACGTTACCACTGGCCCGGGAGATTGGTTACCCGATTATTATCAAAGCCGTCGGTGGTGGCGGTGGACGTGGGATGCGAGTGGTACGAAGTGAAGCGGCCTTACCGAGTGCCATTTCGCTAACACGTGCTGAAGCCGCTGCGGCCTTTGGTAATGACCAAGTTTATATGGAAAAATTCTTAGAAAATCCACGACATATCGAATTCCAAGTTTTAGCAGACAGTTATGGCAATGCGATTTACTTAGGCGAACGCGATTGCTCCATGCAACGTCGTCACCAAAAAATGATAGAAGAAGCCCCAGCACCGGGGTTAACCGAAGCTCAGCGCCATGAAGTAGGCGAATTATGTGCTCAAGCTTGTCGAGATATTAACTATCGTGGCGCCGGTACCTTTGAATTTTTATATGAAAATGGCCAATTCTATTTCATTGAAATGAATACCCGTATCCAAGTTGAACATCCGGTCACGGAATTAGTCACGGGCATTGATATTGTTCGAGAACAACTCCGAATAGCCGCTGGTGAAACGTTACGCTATAAACAAAAAGATATAAAAATTCAAGGACATGCCATAGAATGTCGGATTAATGCCGAAGATCCGGACAGCTTTCTGCCTTCTCCGGGAATCATTTCGCGCTACCATGCCCCCGGTGGGCCGGGAGTACGAGTCGATACTCACATTTACAGCGGCTATCGGGTTCCACCTTATTACGATTCCATGATTGGTAAACTCATCACCTACAGCGATACCCGCGATTCCAGTATGGCCCGAATGCGAATGGCATTAGATGAGATTATCATCGATGGTATCAAGACCAATATTCCTTTACAGCAAACTCTACTTGAAGATGCGACTTTTCAAGCAGGCGGGATTAGTATTCACTACTTGGAAAAAAAATTAGGCATGTGTTGA
- a CDS encoding acetyl-CoA carboxylase, biotin carboxyl carrier protein, whose protein sequence is MDIRKIKKLIELIESSGVAEIEIHEGENLIRISRYPHSTPVVMSQAMPLPGIPTVSSATNTSSPPVMEPAKEMKGHLITSPMVGTFYRAPSPASKSFVEEGQMVNEGDTLCIIEAMKILNQITADKAGIVTKVLVENGAPVEYGEPLFVIE, encoded by the coding sequence ATGGATATTCGTAAAATAAAAAAACTTATAGAATTAATTGAATCCTCTGGGGTTGCCGAGATAGAAATTCACGAAGGTGAAAACTTAATACGGATTAGTCGTTATCCCCATTCAACCCCCGTGGTGATGTCACAGGCAATGCCCTTGCCAGGTATACCAACCGTTTCGTCAGCCACGAATACCTCTTCACCGCCGGTAATGGAACCCGCTAAAGAAATGAAGGGACACCTCATTACTTCACCGATGGTAGGTACTTTTTATCGTGCGCCTTCTCCGGCCAGTAAATCTTTTGTTGAAGAAGGACAAATGGTGAATGAGGGAGACACACTTTGTATTATTGAAGCCATGAAAATTCTCAACCAAATCACGGCCGATAAAGCCGGTATTGTTACTAAAGTTTTAGTCGAGAATGGGGCACCGGTAGAATACGGTGAACCATTATTTGTTATTGAATAA
- a CDS encoding 3-dehydroquinate dehydratase type II produces the protein MFNILVLHGPNLNLLGEREPKHYGQTNLTSINQQLVEMAQTAGHQLTPFQSNAEYQLIEQIHLAHHQQIDFIIINPAAFTHTSIALRDALLAVAIPFIEVHLSNVHAREPFRHHSYFSDIAIGVISGLGAQGYSLALQAALFILSNSR, from the coding sequence ATGTTTAATATACTCGTGCTACATGGCCCGAATCTTAATTTATTGGGTGAGCGCGAACCGAAGCATTATGGTCAAACTAACTTAACAAGCATTAACCAACAGCTTGTTGAGATGGCTCAAACTGCCGGCCACCAGCTCACCCCTTTTCAAAGTAATGCGGAATACCAGCTTATAGAGCAAATCCATTTAGCTCATCATCAGCAAATTGATTTTATTATAATCAATCCGGCGGCTTTCACCCATACCAGTATTGCTTTACGCGATGCTTTATTAGCGGTAGCTATTCCCTTTATTGAAGTTCATTTATCTAATGTTCATGCCCGTGAACCCTTCCGACATCATTCTTATTTCTCTGATATTGCTATCGGGGTTATCAGCGGATTGGGTGCCCAAGGATACAGCCTGGCTTTACAAGCCGCACTGTTTATTTTGTCGAATTCGAGGTAG
- a CDS encoding TetR family transcriptional regulator: MNSNHSCFKSDTKNIILDEAIPLFAKRGYSNVSMRDIAEVVGIRAPALYNHFKNKQALYLAAISHAFANKAAALSAVFATPATPPELLQKFVVCLCESVSQDPNFRLLIQRELLDGDEARLQVLAKEIFAEQFETAKRLAEQLDPTCDAHMLTISIMGLVLHHFELGPLRRFFPGSRAEHEDPQYIAKHITRLLLKGVVGAHEHE; encoded by the coding sequence ATGAATAGTAATCATTCTTGTTTTAAATCGGATACCAAAAACATTATTCTCGACGAAGCAATTCCTTTATTTGCTAAACGTGGCTATAGCAATGTTTCTATGCGTGATATTGCCGAAGTGGTTGGCATTCGTGCGCCAGCACTTTATAACCATTTTAAAAACAAACAAGCTTTGTATCTGGCGGCAATTTCTCATGCGTTTGCTAACAAAGCAGCCGCACTATCGGCCGTATTTGCTACGCCCGCTACGCCGCCGGAGTTATTGCAAAAGTTTGTGGTGTGCTTGTGTGAAAGTGTTAGCCAGGATCCCAATTTTCGTTTGTTGATTCAACGCGAACTCTTGGATGGTGACGAAGCCCGCTTACAAGTGTTAGCTAAAGAAATATTTGCAGAACAATTTGAAACGGCTAAACGCCTAGCCGAACAACTCGATCCCACCTGTGATGCTCACATGTTGACTATTTCGATTATGGGACTGGTATTACACCACTTTGAACTCGGTCCATTACGGCGTTTCTTTCCCGGTAGTCGAGCAGAACACGAAGATCCTCAATATATCGCCAAGCACATTACCCGATTGCTGTTAAAAGGAGTAGTGGGAGCGCATGAACACGAATAA
- a CDS encoding RND family efflux transporter MFP subunit, with translation MNTNNRTILKWLGGWLLFVCLYLSASAQDESPTNAVSVTVTQSTRRALEVTVEVLGDLESLAQPTIAAEISGQVVALNADEGNSVQQGQTLAEIDAKPYQLALAREQAEQQRLQALIKNQQLTLDRYQNLVQKNASARSELDKVETDSAVLQAELAGVQVRLEEAQYNLSKTVITSPVTGTIQRRPVSVGDYLQPGTPLFQIVTITPLRARLYFPETLAAQIHPGLPINLTIPGQAKQSVKAVITALRPMLDTRNRALEALAEFDNPGNWKPGYSIKAVVILERRPRAVMVPAGALVRRPAGTVVYRIVNNRAEPRVVQTGRRDGEWIEILSGIGVGETIALDGAGFLTEGVPVSVREKNP, from the coding sequence ATGAACACGAATAACCGAACGATACTAAAATGGCTCGGTGGATGGCTACTATTCGTTTGCCTGTATCTGAGCGCTAGTGCTCAAGATGAATCACCAACCAATGCGGTTTCGGTAACTGTCACGCAATCGACTCGTCGTGCTTTGGAAGTGACCGTAGAAGTATTAGGAGACTTAGAAAGTTTGGCACAACCCACCATAGCCGCTGAAATCAGCGGGCAAGTCGTGGCACTCAACGCCGATGAAGGGAATAGTGTCCAACAAGGTCAAACCTTGGCAGAGATCGACGCTAAACCCTATCAACTCGCTTTGGCAAGAGAACAAGCGGAACAACAGCGGCTACAAGCCTTAATTAAAAATCAGCAACTGACTCTCGATCGTTATCAAAACTTAGTGCAAAAAAATGCTTCTGCGCGGAGTGAACTCGATAAAGTGGAAACAGATTCCGCCGTATTACAGGCAGAATTAGCGGGTGTTCAAGTGCGTCTCGAAGAAGCTCAATATAATTTGTCTAAAACGGTTATCACCAGTCCAGTAACGGGCACTATTCAGCGGCGGCCGGTTTCGGTAGGTGACTATTTGCAACCGGGAACGCCACTGTTTCAAATCGTCACGATTACACCATTGCGAGCACGTCTATATTTTCCCGAAACTTTGGCAGCACAAATTCACCCCGGTTTGCCCATTAACCTAACAATTCCAGGACAAGCTAAACAATCGGTTAAGGCAGTTATCACGGCTTTACGCCCGATGCTCGATACCCGCAACCGGGCTCTAGAAGCATTAGCAGAATTTGACAATCCGGGCAATTGGAAACCGGGTTATAGTATTAAAGCAGTTGTAATTCTAGAAAGGCGACCACGTGCAGTGATGGTTCCAGCCGGTGCCTTGGTAAGACGACCTGCGGGTACCGTGGTCTATCGCATTGTGAATAATCGTGCTGAACCACGGGTAGTACAAACCGGTCGGCGCGACGGGGAATGGATTGAAATCCTCAGCGGAATCGGAGTGGGTGAAACCATCGCCTTAGACGGTGCTGGTTTTCTGACCGAAGGTGTACCCGTGAGTGTACGGGAGAAAAATCCATGA